CGCTTTACTTAGTAAAAAATTACGCAAAAAAATGAACAAGGGTTTGCTGCCGTTTGTATTAAATAATTATTTAAAATTTATTTTTGGTTATTTATTTATACTGCTGCTAGAAGCTTTAAGCCTTCATCCTGTTTATTCTCAAACAGCCAATAGCAATCAATCAGCTACTGTGGGTAATGAATCATCTTTCAATCAAATATTGCAGTCGAGTCCACAGGTTCCTGTAACTAACTCCAATACCTCCTCAAATAACAATAACTCCAATACTATTAATTATCCTAATATTTATCCTCTCAACTATCTTCCCAATGCCTACGTCAATACTGAGAATGACTTTGGTTTTAATCTTTCGGCAGGTGTGAATACTTTAGACGCTTCTAATGTCACAATTTATCTTGGTATTATCTATCAACCAGGACGAACGGAAGACCATAAGGCAAGAATGGCTCGTATACGCAAAGAAACGGAGTTACTGGAAGTCCACAAAAAAACAATGGAAGCAAATCTAACTTTATTGCAAAAGCAAATCGAAGAAGCAACGATTCGACTACAACGCTTACAGCAATCATCCCCTCAAAAGTAGTTAGGGACGTTAAGAAAGATAAGGGGAATTTGCAATTTTCTTAGCTAAACCTAGTGGCTTGTAGTTGACTTTCTAAGTTTGCTCTTATCCACAATTGTGCTACTGACCAGACGCAATATTTATAAGGAGCTTCCATAAAATCACTTGGCTTATGGGTAACGACTGCATCTAGTTCTTCATAATTAACACAACACAGTTCAACAGCAGATTCAAAATCCTGAAGAGATGAAGTGCGTGCCTGCTGGAGAACGGTCTGATCTACATGACAAATTTTAATTTTTTCTTTTAACCAATCAACTACTACTTCTGCTATTTGGTTATCTCGTAAACGACTGACATAAGTGTATATTTTTTGCCATCCAATATCTGTGATATACATCTGAATCAATGGATGTACTTTATCTAATAATTTACTAACTTCTTCTCCAAAACCGTTACGATTCATTAAAGCTTCTAGTATTAGGTCAGCATCAAATATAATCTTGATCACTTTCAACCCCCGATTGATCGACCAATGTAGCCGATGGTGAGATTTTTATAGTTAATCCCACTTATTTAGGAATATATTTATATACAAATTGAAAGGATGATATTTCCGATTTTTGCAAAACTCCTCATTAGTCATTGGTCAATAGTCAATAGTCAATAGTTAATAGTTAGTTGTTAGTTGTTAGTGGGTAGAGACGCGATGTTCCTCGCGTCTGTACATTAGTTGTTAGTAGTTAGTGGTTAGTTGTTCACAACTCCACCCTTACCTTAAGCCTATGAGCGTGTCTATACACTCCCCACACTCCCAAACTACGGTTTCAGCAACAAATAATATAGTTGTCCATTGCTGACGGTAAGACCTGCGCGATCGCCTGCTTGTTTCCCTGTACCCAAAAAATAGTCCACTCTACCTGTTCCTTTAATAGCGCCTCCAGTATCTTGATCGAGAACGTAACGACTCACAATACGACGTTCAATTTTGCCGTTGGTTTCTATCAAGGGAAAATCAGCACGAATTAAGGCTAAAGCACCAGGAGGCATAAGGGATTTATCTGTAGCTATTGAACGCTCAGCGACAAGTGGTACACTAATGGAACCTGTAGCTGGCGCACCGTGATTTTCTTGGAAAAATACAAAGCTAGGATCGCGAGGAATGTAAACGTTTAACTCTTGGGGATGTTTTTGAAAATAGTTAAGAATTTTTGGCATTGTCATACCCTCTAAGGGTAGTTTGCCATCATTTGCTAGTTCACGACCGATACTTTTATATTCGTAGGCAGTGTTACCAGCATAGCCAACTGTTGTTTGTCTACCGTCGGGAAGTTGCAACCGTGCCGAACCTTGGATTTGGATGATATATGGTTCGAGGCGATCGCGAAACCAAAATAATTCCAATCCCCGTAGTTTTCCTTTTGCACCTTGTAAACCATCTGTTCCCTCTAGTTCTAAACGTGTAGGATGAGGTTTTTGCCAGGATTTTAAATTTGGAGGCAAGCGATAAATGGGATAGCGATATTCTGGTGTAGGAGTGCGACTAGCAGCATAAAGCGGTTCGTAGTAAGCGGTAAATAAAACCGTGCCTTGTGTGTCTTTGCCTATAGACTGGTAAAAAATAAATTCCTTAGCGATCGCTGCATTTAATTCAGCAGCAGATTTATATGTCAACAACAGTTGGCGGAAGCGTCTCAAACTTTTGATGACGCGTTCATGGGTAATACCAGGTACTTTATACCCTTGATATGCACTAGCAGCAGATTTGGTTTGCAAGTATTGCAAACTGCGATCAACAGCCATTAAAAGTCCTTTTTTGTCTGGTGATTTACCGTTTTCACCCCATATTTGTTCATCTAGACAAGACTTATCATCCTCGCAACAAGGAAACAAAGGTTGTTGCAAGGATAACAAAGGTAGTGGTGATGTTTGTTTTTGAATATCAGAAGTCTTAAGGGAAATAGGTAGTTCCCACTTTGTTAGTCGGCATTCTGGTGGACTGAGTTCCCTATAAGTTAAAGATTGTATGGATACAAAAAAAATTAATGGTACGACGGGGAAACTAAGACAGATAGCAACAAGTTTTTTGTGCATAGTAAATGTTAGTAGTTAGTAGTTCGTCTGTTTCCTATCTTCCATTACCAATTAATCATTAGAATTTCACAATTAACCACTATCCACTAACTACTAGCTACTAACTTCTTCTACTCGTTCATATTGCGGTAGGTAGCAACTGCTGAAGGTGAAATACGATTCAAGTAGCGGAAAATCCAGTATTTGAAGATAGTATCTAAGATAACTGGAAAGGTAGCAATAAATAAGAAGATAAAATCATGATTTGCTGGCAATCCCCAATGACGTGATACTCCTTCTAAAATCACTTCCCAACCATGAGGAGAGTGAAATCCAACAAAAATGTCTGTAAACAAAATGATGATAAATGCTTTGGCGCTATCACTGAGACCATAAACAATATTATCAAAAAAACCTTTGAGAACAGCGATTTCTCTTTTACTGGTTAGTAAAAGAAAGACAAATGCAATTACAGATAAAATATCTGCAAAAACATTTTTAACAGCATTGGCACTTTCTTGACGAAACTCTCCGGCAATTTCTTCTGCCTTTTCCCTGATCTGAGATTCCATCTTTTCTATAGGAACACTAACATTACTCAGCAAATTTTCAAACTTAATTTTTTCTTCAAATCTCTGTAACTCTAGAAGTGCTTCTTCTTCCATTTCTTCATTAAGGAAGATAACCGCTTGCTCAGGGTTTCTAAAATGGTCAATAATTGGCCCAACGACAAAAGCTTTTGATAGTTGATGAGTTAGAATCGGTACGATTATTAACAGTAATATAAATCTAACAGAGATGATAGTTCTTTTTTGAGCAGTACGAAAATTTTGCACAACGTTCTGCTCTGCTTGCGGATCTAATTCTGCTTGCAGACGATTGATAGTATTAAATATTGAACGAGGCAATACACCAGTTGTATCGGTTTTACTCCGTGGTTCTTTATCTAAGTTTTTTCGAGAAATATTTTCTTGTTTTGGTTGAAGCACAAGAGATTCAACTGGGACATCGATAGGTTTGGAAATACGATTTTGGGGGCTAAGTTCTTCCTCAACAAAGGTGTAT
Above is a genomic segment from Fischerella sp. JS2 containing:
- a CDS encoding PIN domain-containing protein produces the protein MIKIIFDADLILEALMNRNGFGEEVSKLLDKVHPLIQMYITDIGWQKIYTYVSRLRDNQIAEVVVDWLKEKIKICHVDQTVLQQARTSSLQDFESAVELCCVNYEELDAVVTHKPSDFMEAPYKYCVWSVAQLWIRANLESQLQATRFS
- a CDS encoding murein transglycosylase A, with protein sequence MHKKLVAICLSFPVVPLIFFVSIQSLTYRELSPPECRLTKWELPISLKTSDIQKQTSPLPLLSLQQPLFPCCEDDKSCLDEQIWGENGKSPDKKGLLMAVDRSLQYLQTKSAASAYQGYKVPGITHERVIKSLRRFRQLLLTYKSAAELNAAIAKEFIFYQSIGKDTQGTVLFTAYYEPLYAASRTPTPEYRYPIYRLPPNLKSWQKPHPTRLELEGTDGLQGAKGKLRGLELFWFRDRLEPYIIQIQGSARLQLPDGRQTTVGYAGNTAYEYKSIGRELANDGKLPLEGMTMPKILNYFQKHPQELNVYIPRDPSFVFFQENHGAPATGSISVPLVAERSIATDKSLMPPGALALIRADFPLIETNGKIERRIVSRYVLDQDTGGAIKGTGRVDYFLGTGKQAGDRAGLTVSNGQLYYLLLKP
- a CDS encoding proton extrusion protein PcxA; the encoded protein is MNNSGFGQKIYSYLLAAYELYLRTPERSLNKAYEAALKIQKIENEHFNGNKIDSNSTTYSSNVIDYFEADLKKELKIIRMRLTEFKASRYFLSDSNQKAFRKLGIEPLNPSVILDKLRFIDEIIGKYTFVEEELSPQNRISKPIDVPVESLVLQPKQENISRKNLDKEPRSKTDTTGVLPRSIFNTINRLQAELDPQAEQNVVQNFRTAQKRTIISVRFILLLIIVPILTHQLSKAFVVGPIIDHFRNPEQAVIFLNEEMEEEALLELQRFEEKIKFENLLSNVSVPIEKMESQIREKAEEIAGEFRQESANAVKNVFADILSVIAFVFLLLTSKREIAVLKGFFDNIVYGLSDSAKAFIIILFTDIFVGFHSPHGWEVILEGVSRHWGLPANHDFIFLFIATFPVILDTIFKYWIFRYLNRISPSAVATYRNMNE